TAGGGAAAAGTCAAATAATAGGTTGATCACACTGAACGCAGTTGATTTTTTTATATGCGGCTTTCTATATATTATTTGCTATTATAGAATGACGCACTGTGTGCCAAACTAAGAACTCGTTAATGCGACCCACTGCTTTCAGTCAAAGGGTGAAATGGCGCCTCTCAGAGGTTACATTACAGGTAGCACCGTTCTTATAATGTAACTTTTATACAGAAACGAAATAATGCCAACCTAATACAGAAGAATCAGTTTAGTTGGTAGAAGCCACCCTCTGTTAGCTAGGCTGAAGACCGGGGTTTATAACGGGGTTACCGCTTCTTCCTGCGACGCCACAGCCAATAACTGTCATAGTCGAGACGGCTGGCCCGACCGCGATGCCAACATTGTACCCGCTTCCACTTTTGCCGCTCCACGACTCGTAGCTACAGCCCGTTATGAGGGTTGCCATGACGAGGCTAATTAAGAACAAGCGGTGGGCCGACCCAAAAGCTAACAAGGAACGCACAGACAACTGGGCCGTAACGCGTTCTTCTTGGGGCGTCCGGAGCCTTTGCCAGTACCGGCGCTCTTGGGCTGACGCTTCTTTTTAGCAGGCGTGTAGCCTGACTCCAGCATCTGGCTGATCTCGCCCAATAGTACCTCGACCTGATTCATATTCTTGCGTACCCGCTGCAGCAGAGTTTGGTTGGTTTCGGCATTCTGAAGCAATTCTTGCAGCTTGGAAAGGTCGAGATTGGCCATGAAATAATGGGGTGTGATTACTCTGAAGAAATAGAATAAGATAAAGTTGCCAAGATAGTGAAGCACAATCAGTAATGAGGTAGGCTTTCTAATTCAGGTTTATTATGACCAAGATGTAAAAAGCGGTGTCTACTTGTGAAGCTTAGCATCACTACTTAATACGGCGCTCAAGAAATGATACATTTCTTTGAGGCTGGCAACGGGTTTATAGCTGAGTAGAGAAAGAAGCTTGGAATACTAGAGAGAATAGATAGCGGTTAGTGAGGTTTTCCGCTTCCCGGAACTGCAAAAAAACACAGCTAAAGGGCAACTAATGAGTTAGCTTATTAAAACATCCAATAGTACCCTATCAGCTGCCCTGTAACAATAGCGCGCGGGGGTAATGGCCCCCTGTTCTTATTGAATTGTTCAACCCATTTCTGCTGGATCTTGTCTGGTTTGGGTTTCAAGCTGTAACGTACCCTCTTCGTTTTAAGGCCACGATTATCAGGGGAAATGTGTTCGGGGAAATGAGATAAAATAAATATGTCTTTCAAAACTAATGTTTTGGTAACAAAATAATCATGGTTTATACCTGAAATACGTATGGGTGGGAAGATTTTGATACCAAGGAGGCGTACAGCTTGTGTTTTAATGAGGTAATCATTACAAGCTGATGTTGCATCAACTGTTTCGATGGGAGGTTTGATGAATACGCCATTAGCTGTTCCGCCAAGACGCACTGCATTGTTTGTGACTTCTAGCTCTGATGTTTTAATTGCTCGGTCCTTTCCTGAAACATATATTGTTACATTTAACTCAGCCTTTATCAATTCTTGTGAAAGGTCATCTCGAAATTCAGCTAAATCAATATCAGGCGCGGCTAGAATTATTTCCTTTATTTTAGAAAATCGGCCGGTTTTGCCCTCAATTATGCTGTCTTTTATAAGGTTTTTAAGTGCGCTAGTTAAGACAAGTGTGCCCATGCTGTGCGCTACAATAAAAAGCTTTTTGACTCGGGCCGTGTCTAACACTTGCGCTAAGTAATTTTCAAGGTACTTGGCACTCCTCCTAGCCGCAGTGGCATCAGCGACATAAGGGGGAATTTTTACTTTTTGTTCTAAATATGCATATGTCAAATACTCTTTATCCCATGTGTTTGATGGCCAACTATATAATAAGGTAGTACCCATATAATCTATATTATAAGTCAACTGGGCAGCACGCTTCACGGCGTCATTGAAAGAATTGTTGAAGCCGTGAACAAATAGCAAGGCAGTACCTTCATTATTGCTGCTTGCAGCGCGCAGGTCTCGAAAGAATTCTAAACTGTCTTGTCGGTTAATACCTAAAATTTCTGAATTACCCTCTGTATAAACTCCACGTATCGCTTGCCGGCGCGTTCCTAGAGCCTTTGCTGGTCCGTCAGTAATCAGCACTTTGGCTGTTCCGTAGTACGGCTTACCCGTTCCATTGAAGTCACCTCCATAATGGCTGGAACTACCAGGCTCGATAGTCCTATCAGTAGCGTAGTGGACAGTTATAAATCGGCCTTTACTATGCTTATCGATGACCATTAACTTGCTATCAATGCAAGAAGTGAGAAGCAACAAGAGGAAAAATATTAATGCATGTGCGTATATTAGTGGTCGCATGGTAGGAAGGGAGTGAGCGTACACAATAAGTATTAACAATATATGATATATATTGCAATAAATTATAGTAATTATAATTAAAGTTATAAAACTACAGTTACCAATTCTTATAGAGAACTTCAAACACCAGCTTTTTGGGCTGCTGATGTGCCGCACAGTTACAGGGGCCGATATGAAAGCGCTGAAAACGACCTTAAACTTGCCAGCAGAGCGGTCATTGAGCTTTCATATGGGGGCACGAACAAGGTAGTGCCATGACACCTCCTCAATGAATGAGTTTGCCATTCACGTACTGGTTTCTGTGGCCATGAAAGAAGCGAAAGCCATTTCCACCCGGACGAAAGAATCGCTGGCGGCCAAGAAGGCGCGGGGCTTTATGCTAAGCAACCCCGAGAACTTTACTGATACCCCCCCTGGCCATTGTATGGGCGGTGTTAAAGCAGAATGCGCTGGAGGCAGTGGCCAATAAGCAGGCGCGGCGATTAGCCACCCTTCTGAGGCGGAATGGGATGACGTTGATGGCCATTGCCGCCGAACTTAACTCCCATGGCTACCGCATGCGGCGA
This sequence is a window from Hymenobacter tibetensis. Protein-coding genes within it:
- a CDS encoding alpha/beta hydrolase; protein product: MLLLTSCIDSKLMVIDKHSKGRFITVHYATDRTIEPGSSSHYGGDFNGTGKPYYGTAKVLITDGPAKALGTRRQAIRGVYTEGNSEILGINRQDSLEFFRDLRAASSNNEGTALLFVHGFNNSFNDAVKRAAQLTYNIDYMGTTLLYSWPSNTWDKEYLTYAYLEQKVKIPPYVADATAARRSAKYLENYLAQVLDTARVKKLFIVAHSMGTLVLTSALKNLIKDSIIEGKTGRFSKIKEIILAAPDIDLAEFRDDLSQELIKAELNVTIYVSGKDRAIKTSELEVTNNAVRLGGTANGVFIKPPIETVDATSACNDYLIKTQAVRLLGIKIFPPIRISGINHDYFVTKTLVLKDIFILSHFPEHISPDNRGLKTKRVRYSLKPKPDKIQQKWVEQFNKNRGPLPPRAIVTGQLIGYYWMF
- a CDS encoding recombinase family protein translates to MNEFAIHVLVSVAMKEAKAISTRTKESLAAKKARGFMLSNPENFTDTPPGHCMGGVKAECAGGSGQ